A genomic window from Candidatus Eisenbacteria bacterium includes:
- a CDS encoding type II secretion system F family protein yields the protein MAIEIAQNVNAPEKGGGKGTAERAQRLPATPAGGPAAAKGERGGAAQFFDRLNQIHLMEPKNVGLQELVLFTQQLALLIETGNGLVPSVEALSRQVASPPLRKVLGNVHDRLEEGSDLSSCLQKHPKVFDSLYISLVRAGEASGALQESLVRVGGILEVRRQLRNRLREAMTYPMVLSTIMVGTVIFLLTYMVPKFSEIFDALGNDLPRATSMLLGFADLIRSSWWLLLPIAGVTALAGYRLWKTERVQRVWDRLKIGTPFLGDLTTQTYMYQMFSSLGLLLSCRVPHLEAIGIARQVVRNAYYREFFGKLEQQVRAGRGMAQAFQEAPFLPETVKLMVSTGEASGALDIVMAKLAERYKEDLESNIRRLSIMLEPVMLVVMGLMVGFVAMAFILPIMRMSRAVH from the coding sequence ATGGCGATCGAAATCGCGCAAAACGTGAACGCCCCCGAGAAGGGCGGCGGCAAGGGAACGGCGGAGAGAGCGCAACGCCTTCCGGCGACGCCGGCGGGCGGCCCGGCCGCCGCGAAAGGAGAGAGGGGCGGCGCCGCGCAGTTCTTCGACCGGCTCAATCAGATCCACCTCATGGAGCCGAAGAACGTGGGGCTGCAGGAGCTGGTTCTCTTCACGCAGCAACTCGCCCTCCTCATCGAGACCGGCAACGGTCTCGTGCCGTCGGTGGAAGCCCTCTCGAGACAGGTGGCGTCTCCGCCGCTCCGGAAGGTGCTCGGCAACGTGCACGACAGGCTCGAAGAGGGGAGCGACCTCTCCAGCTGTCTCCAGAAGCACCCGAAGGTGTTCGACAGCCTCTACATCAGCCTGGTGCGGGCCGGCGAGGCGAGCGGGGCGTTGCAGGAGAGCCTCGTCCGGGTCGGCGGCATCCTGGAGGTGCGGCGCCAGCTCCGGAACCGGCTCCGCGAGGCGATGACCTATCCGATGGTCCTGTCGACGATTATGGTGGGGACGGTGATCTTCCTCCTCACCTACATGGTTCCCAAGTTTTCGGAGATTTTCGACGCTCTGGGGAACGATCTCCCCCGGGCGACGTCGATGCTGCTCGGTTTCGCCGACCTGATTCGCTCAAGTTGGTGGCTCCTTCTTCCGATAGCCGGTGTGACGGCCCTGGCGGGCTATCGGCTGTGGAAAACGGAGCGAGTGCAGCGGGTTTGGGACCGGCTCAAGATCGGCACGCCCTTCTTGGGCGATCTGACCACCCAGACCTATATGTATCAAATGTTTTCGAGCCTCGGCCTGTTGCTGAGCTGCCGGGTTCCCCATCTCGAGGCGATCGGCATCGCCCGCCAGGTGGTGCGGAACGCCTACTACCGGGAGTTCTTCGGGAAGCTGGAGCAGCAGGTGCGGGCGGGGCGCGGGATGGCCCAAGCCTTTCAGGAGGCGCCCTTCCTGCCGGAGACGGTCAAGCTGATGGTTTCCACGGGGGAGGCGTCGGGGGCGTTGGACATCGTGATGGCTAAGTTGGCGGAACGCTACAAGGAGGACCTGGAGAGCAATATCCGCCGGCTCAGCATCATGCTCGAACCGGTCATGCTCGTGGTCATGGGATTGATGGTGGGCTTCGTCGCCATGGCTTTCATCCTGCCGATCATGAGGATGTCTCGGGCGGTGCATTAG
- a CDS encoding type II secretion system protein encodes MTRTHDKRSGFTLVELLIVVIILGVIAAIAIPQFTSSTEDAKLSSLDMSLSELRNAIELYYHQHGGVYPGEKKHTDGTAVGSAAEAQTAFVNQLTLYSSITGKTDTEKDATYKYGPYIKRGSLPLNPFNSTADVVCDIAETDITSVASGGSGGWKFYIKTGRLIANDGSHDTN; translated from the coding sequence ATGACGCGCACTCACGACAAACGGTCGGGATTCACTCTGGTCGAGCTGCTGATCGTTGTCATCATCCTCGGGGTGATCGCGGCGATCGCGATTCCGCAGTTCACCAGCAGCACCGAGGACGCCAAGCTCTCGTCTTTGGACATGAGCCTCTCGGAGCTGCGGAACGCGATCGAGCTTTACTACCACCAGCACGGCGGCGTGTATCCGGGCGAGAAGAAGCACACCGACGGCACGGCGGTCGGGTCGGCGGCCGAAGCCCAGACGGCCTTCGTGAATCAGCTGACGCTCTACAGCTCGATCACGGGCAAGACGGACACCGAGAAAGACGCCACGTACAAGTACGGCCCCTACATCAAGCGGGGGAGTCTGCCGTTGAACCCGTTCAACAGCACGGCGGACGTGGTCTGCGACATCGCCGAGACGGACATCACGAGCGTGGCGTCCGGCGGGTCGGGCGGTTGGAAGTTCTACATCAAGACCGGCCGGCTGATCGCGAACGACGGTTCGCACGACACGAACTAG